In a single window of the Streptomyces cinnabarinus genome:
- a CDS encoding ATP-binding protein produces the protein MGESHARRASGFPAELTSFVGRRDESADVRRLLTEARLVTLTGPGGVGKTRLASHVAKQTARTFPDGVWLVSLAALSDEAFVPHAVADALDVRNETGRPPLDVLVEHLRGRGLLLVLDNCEHVLRSCALLAQTLLAATEGVRVLATSRHRLGLAGEQLYEVPPLPAPTPEELGPSAAEHFPALRLFADRAAAVVPGFTVGEGNQHAVARLCRRLDGLPLAIELAAVRVRALGVDQLVARLDDRYQLLTGGSPASAPRHRTLRSAVDWSHELCTPQEQLVWAWLSVFVGGFDLAAAEAVCGGEGLGATDVLDAVAGLVDKSVLVREERGGQVRYRLLVSLRDYGLEKLEDIGEVTVTRRRHRDYFARLAAGYESAWFGPDQVTVTDRLRLDQDDFRAALDFCLTTPGEAQAGLRLAATLWFHWVASGIWGEGRHWLDRALRAGARPDPALTRAMWAGALMSLVHTRSAAVLAGADPPHSTPPADAELPVPAPPPIPTEVFGTGRAATTTVGFVVLTRVELACTLVSRGRAGEAIPLCAEAVAVCEAHGEQWARAWALRTLGLAHWSLGEYDRAAEHARACLRLPYTGRQRQSLARTLDLLAAAEALAGRAEQAAVLRGAVDRIWHDIGGDPTETRVQGAAERHTRSALGDPAYARAYRRGGALPRNDVIAYALGELRRPTSGSADAPDTRPLTRREAEVAALVARGLTNRQIAESLVIAQRTAEGHVERILVKLGFSKRSQLAAWFTARAGEG, from the coding sequence GTGGGCGAATCCCATGCGCGGCGCGCCTCCGGCTTTCCGGCGGAGCTGACGAGTTTCGTGGGGCGACGGGACGAGTCGGCGGACGTCAGAAGGCTGTTGACCGAGGCCCGGCTGGTGACCTTGACCGGTCCGGGCGGGGTCGGGAAGACCCGGCTGGCCTCTCATGTGGCCAAACAGACCGCGCGGACGTTCCCGGACGGCGTGTGGCTGGTGTCGCTGGCCGCGCTGAGCGACGAGGCGTTCGTGCCGCACGCCGTGGCCGACGCCCTCGATGTGCGCAACGAGACCGGGCGGCCGCCGCTGGACGTCCTCGTGGAGCACCTGCGCGGCCGCGGCCTGCTGCTCGTCCTCGACAACTGCGAGCATGTGCTGCGCAGTTGCGCCCTGCTCGCGCAGACCCTGCTGGCCGCGACCGAGGGCGTACGGGTCCTGGCGACCAGCCGGCACCGGCTGGGGCTCGCCGGTGAGCAGCTCTACGAGGTGCCGCCGCTGCCCGCGCCCACCCCGGAGGAGCTGGGCCCCTCGGCCGCCGAGCACTTCCCGGCGCTGCGGCTGTTCGCGGACCGGGCGGCGGCCGTGGTGCCCGGGTTCACCGTCGGCGAGGGCAACCAGCACGCGGTGGCCCGGCTGTGCCGTCGCCTCGACGGGCTGCCGCTCGCCATCGAACTGGCGGCGGTGCGGGTGCGGGCGCTCGGCGTGGACCAGCTCGTGGCCCGGCTCGACGACCGCTATCAGCTGCTCACCGGGGGCAGCCCGGCCTCCGCTCCCCGGCATCGCACCCTGCGCTCGGCCGTCGACTGGAGCCATGAACTGTGCACCCCGCAGGAGCAGTTGGTGTGGGCGTGGCTGTCGGTGTTCGTCGGCGGCTTCGACCTGGCCGCGGCGGAGGCGGTGTGCGGCGGGGAGGGCCTCGGCGCGACGGACGTACTGGACGCGGTCGCCGGGCTGGTCGACAAGTCGGTGCTGGTGCGGGAGGAGCGCGGCGGGCAGGTCCGCTACCGGCTGCTGGTCTCGCTGCGCGACTACGGCCTGGAGAAGCTGGAGGACATCGGCGAGGTGACCGTGACCCGGCGGCGGCACCGGGACTACTTCGCCCGGCTCGCCGCCGGGTACGAGTCGGCCTGGTTCGGCCCCGACCAGGTCACCGTGACCGACCGGCTCCGCCTGGACCAGGACGACTTCCGGGCCGCGCTGGACTTCTGTCTGACCACCCCGGGCGAGGCACAGGCCGGGCTGCGGCTGGCCGCGACCCTGTGGTTCCACTGGGTGGCGAGCGGCATCTGGGGCGAGGGCCGGCACTGGCTGGACCGGGCGCTGCGGGCGGGGGCGCGCCCCGACCCGGCGCTGACCCGCGCGATGTGGGCGGGCGCGCTGATGTCGCTGGTGCACACCCGCTCCGCCGCCGTCCTGGCCGGCGCCGACCCACCGCACAGCACCCCGCCCGCCGACGCCGAACTGCCGGTCCCCGCCCCGCCCCCGATCCCGACCGAGGTCTTCGGGACCGGCCGCGCGGCCACCACCACCGTCGGCTTCGTCGTCCTCACCCGGGTCGAGCTGGCCTGCACGCTGGTCAGCCGGGGCCGGGCGGGCGAGGCGATCCCGCTGTGCGCCGAGGCCGTGGCCGTCTGCGAGGCGCACGGCGAACAGTGGGCGCGCGCCTGGGCGTTGCGCACCCTGGGCCTCGCGCACTGGTCGCTGGGCGAGTACGACCGGGCCGCCGAACACGCGCGCGCCTGTCTGCGGCTGCCGTACACCGGACGGCAGCGGCAGAGCCTGGCCCGCACCCTGGACCTGCTCGCCGCGGCGGAGGCGCTCGCCGGGCGGGCCGAGCAGGCGGCGGTGCTGCGGGGCGCGGTGGACCGGATCTGGCACGACATCGGCGGCGACCCGACGGAGACGCGGGTCCAGGGCGCGGCCGAGCGGCACACTCGGAGCGCGCTGGGCGATCCCGCCTACGCCCGGGCCTACCGGCGGGGCGGCGCGCTGCCCCGCAACGACGTCATCGCCTACGCGCTGGGCGAGCTGCGGCGCCCGACGTCCGGCTCGGCCGACGCGCCGGACACCCGGCCACTGACCCGGCGGGAGGCCGAGGTGGCGGCGCTGGTCGCGCGCGGTCTGACCAACCGGCAGATCGCCGAGTCGCTGGTCATCGCCCAGCGGACGGCGGAGGGACATGTCGAGCGGATCCTGGTGAAGCTGGGGTTCAGCAAGCGCAGCCAGCTCGCGGCCTGGTTCACGGCACGGGCCGGGGAGGGATGA
- a CDS encoding acyl-CoA synthetase, with product MSSLFPALADGPPERVALRFGERSLTYARLAAATGALADRIGGHRRVAVWATPALETAVAVVAALEAGIAAVPLNPKSGEKELGHILADSAPALVLTAPGDELPDALSDLARVDVDVDVEATGERRPTRVSDEDPALVVYTSGTTGPPKGAVLPRRAVARTLDALADAWQWTGDDVLVHGLPLFHVHGLVLGILGPLRRGGSVRHLGRFGPEGVARELSGGATMLFGVPTMYHRLAQALPDDPGLARAMGSARLLVSGSAALPVHDHERIAEATGRRVIERYGMTETLMNTSIRADGEARPGTVGVPLPGVELRLVEEDGTPITAYDGETVGEIQVRGPNLFTEYLNRPDATAAAFTADGWFRTGDMAVRDPDGYVRIVGRKATDLIKSGGYKIGAGEIENALLEHPGVREAAVTGEPDADLGERIVAWVVPADPEKPPTVEELADHVARRLAPHKRPRVVHHLDALPRNDMGKIMKRALSRG from the coding sequence GTGTCCTCTCTCTTCCCGGCCCTGGCCGACGGTCCGCCCGAGCGCGTCGCGCTGCGGTTCGGCGAGCGGTCCCTGACGTACGCGCGGCTGGCCGCCGCGACCGGCGCCCTCGCGGACCGGATCGGCGGGCACCGGCGGGTCGCCGTCTGGGCGACTCCGGCGCTGGAGACCGCCGTGGCGGTGGTGGCGGCGCTGGAGGCGGGGATCGCCGCCGTACCGCTCAACCCGAAGTCCGGGGAGAAGGAGCTCGGGCACATCCTGGCCGACAGCGCGCCCGCGCTCGTGCTGACCGCGCCGGGTGACGAACTCCCCGACGCGCTCTCCGACTTGGCGCGCGTCGACGTCGACGTCGACGTCGAGGCCACCGGAGAGCGCCGGCCGACGCGGGTCTCCGACGAGGACCCCGCCCTCGTCGTGTACACCTCCGGCACCACCGGCCCGCCCAAGGGCGCCGTCCTCCCCCGCCGGGCCGTCGCCCGCACCCTCGACGCGCTCGCCGACGCCTGGCAGTGGACCGGCGACGACGTGCTGGTGCACGGGCTGCCCCTGTTCCATGTGCACGGACTGGTCCTCGGCATCCTCGGGCCGCTCCGGCGCGGCGGATCCGTGCGCCACCTCGGCCGGTTCGGCCCGGAGGGCGTGGCACGGGAGCTGAGCGGCGGCGCGACCATGCTGTTCGGCGTGCCGACGATGTACCACCGCCTCGCCCAGGCCCTCCCCGACGACCCGGGGCTCGCCCGCGCGATGGGCTCGGCGCGGCTGCTGGTCTCCGGTTCGGCCGCGCTGCCCGTGCACGACCACGAGCGGATCGCCGAGGCCACCGGGCGGCGGGTGATCGAGCGGTACGGCATGACCGAGACGCTGATGAACACCAGCATCCGCGCGGACGGCGAGGCCCGCCCCGGCACTGTCGGAGTGCCGCTGCCGGGCGTGGAGCTGCGGCTGGTGGAGGAGGACGGGACGCCGATCACCGCGTACGACGGGGAGACGGTGGGCGAGATCCAGGTGCGCGGGCCGAACCTGTTCACCGAGTACCTCAACCGGCCCGACGCCACCGCGGCGGCGTTCACCGCGGACGGCTGGTTCCGCACCGGGGACATGGCGGTGCGCGATCCCGACGGGTACGTCCGGATCGTGGGCCGCAAGGCCACCGACCTGATCAAGAGCGGCGGTTACAAGATCGGCGCCGGGGAGATCGAGAACGCGCTGCTGGAACATCCGGGGGTGCGGGAGGCCGCGGTGACCGGGGAGCCGGACGCGGATCTGGGCGAGCGGATCGTGGCGTGGGTGGTCCCGGCGGACCCGGAGAAGCCGCCCACGGTCGAGGAGTTGGCCGATCACGTGGCCCGGCGGCTCGCCCCGCACAAGCGGCCCCGGGTCGTGCACCACCTGGACGCGCTGCCCCGCAACGACATGGGGAAGATCATGAAGAGAGCGCT